GATGCGCTGACCCGTGCTGTCCTGCCCGCCAACGCGGGGCGACTGGTCACGCTCGGTGCCCTGATGTGTCTGGGCGCATTTCTGTCAGGCTTCATGAATAATGTTGGTGCCATGGCGTTACTGATGCCAGTGGCTATTCATGTGTCTCAGCGGCTTGAGTTGGCCCCTGGCCAGGTACTGATGCCGTTAGCCTTCGGCACCATTCTGGGTGGTATGACCACGCTGATCGGTACCCCACCCAACCTCATTGTTTCCAGTTTTCGTGCTGAATCCGGCATGGGTGGTTTCGGGATGTTCGATTTCACGCCCGTCGGCCTGGTCGTCGCCATCGCCGGAATCGTGTTCATCGTGATTGCTGGGTGGAGATTCGTGCCCGCGCGCAGGCAATCGGGTGAAGAGGGATTTGAGTCAGGCGCCTACGTAACCGAAGTCAGGGTCCTGGAGGACAGCAAGGCTGCTGGAATGGTTCTTCGCGAAATCGAAGCTGAGCTCGCCGAGATTGATGCCCAGATTATCGGGATCGTGCAGAACGAAGTCCGAATCATCGCGGCCAATTCTGGTCGACGGGTACATGCCAACGATATCCTGATGATCGAGGCAGAGGCCGACTCACTGACCGATGTGCTGTCTATCCTTGGGCTGAAACTCGAAGAGTCCAAAGAACCTCAAGAAGCCGAAGATTCTGCAGGAGGCGAGACAAATGACGAGTCGGTGACCAGTGACGTATCAAAGAGTCGCAACACAAAACCAAGAAAGGATGGCGAAACGGCAGAAGGGGACGAATCAGATCGTGACTCTTCTGCGGAAGAGGGCGATGTTGTGTTGATGGAACTCGCTGTATTGCCCAGTTCGCCGCTATGCGGTCATTCTGCCAAGGATATCCTCCTGAGGACACGATATGGAGTGAACTTACTAGCGCTGTCGCGTGAAGGCGAGCGGTCAATGAAACGGCTGCGATCCATTAACCTGCGATCTGGGGACTTGTTACTGATGCAAGGGCCGCCAGAGTCGATCGCCGAGTTCGCGGCTGACAACGGATGTGTGCCACTGGCCCAGCGCGATCTACGTATTCCAGATAAGCGAAAGGCCTGGCAGGCCAGTCTTATCATGTTGTTCGCCATTGCTGGTGCGGCGTTTGGTCTTCTGCCCGCGTCAGTGTCCTTTGCGATTGGCGTGCTTGCGTCCATGGCGCTGCGCACTGTGCCGCCCAGGCAGGTTTACGGTGCAATTGATTGGCCAGTTGTCGTGTTGCTGGGTGCGCTGATCCCAGTTGCTGGTGCAATGCAGAGTACAGGAGCAGCTGAACTCATCGCACGCATTATGATCGAGAATGTCGCCCAAGGTCACGCAGTTGTGGGGTTGGTGTTGATTCTCGTGGTGACCATGTTCATCTCGGACTTGATGAATAACGCAGCCACTGCGGCTGTGATGTGCCCGATTGCGATTAGCACGGCCACGGCGCTGGGTGCGAGCCCGGACCCGTTCCTGATGGCAGTGGCTGTTGGTGCATCGTGCGCATTTCTGACCCCGATCGGGCACCAGAACAATACGCTCATTCTGGGCCCGGGAGGTTTCCGCTTTGAAGACTACTGGAGGTTAGGTTTGCCGGTGGAAATCATAGTGGTTGCGGTGTCAGTTCCCATGTTGCTGATTGTGTGGCCGCTTTCAAATTGACCATGCGAGCGCCCCGCCGAGCTTGTGGGTCGTCTGATCGTTCGACCCCTAAAACATCTCTGTCACATCCGCCACCGGCGACATCAGCGCGGACATTGGCAGTGTTCTGAACTTGTTTGCGTCCTTGATGTTGTTCAAGGCTATCTGCACGTAACGCATGCCACCGCTGTCACGTAGATAAAAATGGCGTCGGTTCAGGTCGGTGACACTGGTCCATGTGGTGAACTCGGTCGGGATGGCGTCTCCTTCATGTCCCTCAATTTGCATATGGCCACTGCCAACGTCTGGTGGGTCAATCGTGATGCCACGCGGGCGGTCGAAATTGTTCATGATGTGCGCCACCATCTGGACCGCCTTGTCAGGATCGGCTTGCTTTTCTGCATAGTGGGCGTAATACGCAGCACGGATAAATCGATCCACCGAGTTGTCTGAGGCAGGAAGTCCCGCTTTGGCGATTCCGGATCCTGGCGCGATGGCTTTGTAGTCCATGAACTGAGAAGTCGAACGATCAACATTCGAGAGAAATGTGTAGTTGTTCAGGTTGACCAGGTGCCAGGAAAACGGAGGTGCATTCGTCATCACCCCGACAGGATTGTCGTATAGCGTTCGTACCCCATGATGAAACTCAATCACCAGGCTGGCGCCTGAGACGTCATGCACAACATAGTGAAACGGCATCTCCAGTCCACCCAGGATGGGTACCCGTTCCAGAATGACGGGAAGGGCAGCCAAGGCTTCTTTCACGTCAGCAACAGTTGCATGATTCCCTAGTACGTAGGCGCCGAGATCTGCCGCCGAAAGCGCGATCTGATCTTCCTTTAGCCCAGGTTGAGGGCCGCCTGCCTGTGAATATGCTTGCACGCTGAAGGTCAGTCCTGCATCGTTCACGCCTTCAACCACTTTGAGGATGGTGCTGTCGAGCGGCGATCCATTTGCCGGGACTGCTGCGGGCATCGTCACCGCGATAAAGGCATGGTTGTTTT
This sequence is a window from Orrella marina. Protein-coding genes within it:
- a CDS encoding linear amide C-N hydrolase — protein: MSLCLRQPLEDHVIDWAGAAAHFLDQEYERMCTSLIYRDASNRPYLGRTLELSVDLPYQVSFVPQQMAMSSKVGDQPALTWQNNHAFIAVTMPAAVPANGSPLDSTILKVVEGVNDAGLTFSVQAYSQAGGPQPGLKEDQIALSAADLGAYVLGNHATVADVKEALAALPVILERVPILGGLEMPFHYVVHDVSGASLVIEFHHGVRTLYDNPVGVMTNAPPFSWHLVNLNNYTFLSNVDRSTSQFMDYKAIAPGSGIAKAGLPASDNSVDRFIRAAYYAHYAEKQADPDKAVQMVAHIMNNFDRPRGITIDPPDVGSGHMQIEGHEGDAIPTEFTTWTSVTDLNRRHFYLRDSGGMRYVQIALNNIKDANKFRTLPMSALMSPVADVTEMF
- a CDS encoding SLC13 family permease, with product MTNDQWAILAILAATVVMFLWGRWRHDMVAAGALFACVLAGLITPSEAFAGFGHPAVITVACVLVLSQGLQSSGAVDALTRAVLPANAGRLVTLGALMCLGAFLSGFMNNVGAMALLMPVAIHVSQRLELAPGQVLMPLAFGTILGGMTTLIGTPPNLIVSSFRAESGMGGFGMFDFTPVGLVVAIAGIVFIVIAGWRFVPARRQSGEEGFESGAYVTEVRVLEDSKAAGMVLREIEAELAEIDAQIIGIVQNEVRIIAANSGRRVHANDILMIEAEADSLTDVLSILGLKLEESKEPQEAEDSAGGETNDESVTSDVSKSRNTKPRKDGETAEGDESDRDSSAEEGDVVLMELAVLPSSPLCGHSAKDILLRTRYGVNLLALSREGERSMKRLRSINLRSGDLLLMQGPPESIAEFAADNGCVPLAQRDLRIPDKRKAWQASLIMLFAIAGAAFGLLPASVSFAIGVLASMALRTVPPRQVYGAIDWPVVVLLGALIPVAGAMQSTGAAELIARIMIENVAQGHAVVGLVLILVVTMFISDLMNNAATAAVMCPIAISTATALGASPDPFLMAVAVGASCAFLTPIGHQNNTLILGPGGFRFEDYWRLGLPVEIIVVAVSVPMLLIVWPLSN